A part of Gemmatimonas groenlandica genomic DNA contains:
- a CDS encoding YlbF family regulator produces MLESKAKDLGRTIGQSEEYKAVKRSSEALNADREATTVLRQMEKIRQDAQAMIDRGEEPTNEMEQQLDTLLQQVQVNSAYQAAISAQDNFDKLMLRVNQWIADGIRAGATSSIILG; encoded by the coding sequence ATGCTCGAAAGCAAAGCGAAGGATCTTGGCCGCACCATCGGTCAAAGCGAAGAGTACAAGGCCGTGAAGCGCAGCAGCGAGGCGCTGAACGCCGATCGCGAAGCGACCACGGTGCTGCGGCAGATGGAGAAGATCCGCCAGGATGCGCAGGCGATGATCGATCGCGGCGAAGAGCCGACGAACGAGATGGAGCAGCAGCTCGACACGCTGCTGCAGCAAGTGCAGGTGAACAGCGCGTATCAGGCCGCGATCTCGGCGCAGGACAATTTCGACAAGCTCATGCTGCGCGTGAATCAGTGGATCGCCGATGGCATCCGCGCGGGTGCCACGAGCTCGATCATTCTTGGCTGA
- the prmC gene encoding peptide chain release factor N(5)-glutamine methyltransferase, producing the protein MDDTARLLRDVLHDAARLLSESTALTAEARAEGLPLDGNREARWLVSAVLDIAPGEVGRLLSVGYRVSKARSAHIEAAARRRATGEPAAYCVGSAPFRELVLQVDRRVLIPRPETEIVVGEALRITASQPGGVAVDIGTGSGAIALSLATEGRFERVIATDLSDDALAVAAANAAQVAVAQPTAAPVEFRQGADLAPLGGVRARVIVSNPPYIAYSEAAALPRSVRDWEPTVALLAADDGMARYDAILTGAHGLLEPFGWVVFEVDARRAQRTAALATARGYQQIQVVRDLTGRERVVLAQHVPA; encoded by the coding sequence GTGGATGACACCGCGCGGCTGCTGCGTGATGTGCTGCACGACGCCGCGCGGCTGCTCTCGGAGTCGACGGCGTTGACCGCCGAAGCACGCGCGGAGGGCCTGCCGCTCGATGGTAATCGTGAGGCGCGCTGGCTGGTGTCGGCGGTGCTGGATATCGCGCCGGGTGAAGTGGGACGACTGCTGTCGGTCGGCTATCGCGTATCCAAAGCTCGGTCGGCGCACATCGAAGCGGCCGCGCGTCGCCGGGCGACCGGAGAACCGGCCGCCTACTGCGTGGGAAGCGCCCCCTTTCGGGAGCTGGTCCTGCAGGTCGATCGGCGGGTGCTCATTCCACGTCCGGAAACGGAAATTGTGGTGGGCGAGGCGTTGCGGATCACGGCGAGCCAGCCGGGCGGAGTCGCGGTTGACATCGGCACTGGGTCCGGCGCGATCGCCCTGAGTCTCGCCACGGAAGGACGGTTCGAGCGAGTGATCGCGACCGATCTCTCCGACGACGCACTGGCCGTGGCGGCGGCGAACGCGGCGCAGGTGGCCGTCGCGCAGCCCACAGCGGCGCCCGTGGAGTTCCGCCAGGGAGCTGATCTGGCCCCGCTTGGCGGCGTCCGGGCCCGTGTGATTGTGTCGAACCCGCCCTACATTGCGTATAGCGAAGCGGCCGCCCTGCCGCGCAGTGTGCGGGACTGGGAGCCCACCGTGGCGCTCTTGGCGGCTGATGACGGGATGGCCCGCTACGACGCCATTCTGACGGGGGCGCACGGCCTGCTGGAGCCGTTCGGCTGGGTGGTGTTCGAGGTGGATGCCCGGCGCGCGCAACGGACCGCTGCGCTGGCAACCGCACGTGGGTATCAACAGATACAGGTCGTGCGCGATCTCACCGGTCGCGAACGCGTGGTGCTCGCGCAGCACGTTCCGGCGTAG
- the prfA gene encoding peptide chain release factor 1, producing MLTHLRDRMADALRRATEVEQLLADPETVKDAPRLAALGREHHRLAEVVQKVNRYTKAEAELADAREMANGDDADFAAEARAEVERLEQECTALEKALLPLLIPRDPLDDRPAIFELRAGTGGDEAALFAADLLRMYTRFIERKGWRIEGISYSDGTLGGVKEAVFKVIGDGAFGMLRWESGVHRVQRVPATESQGRIHTSAATVAVLPEAEEVDVKIEDKDLRIDVFRSSGPGGQSVNTTDSAVRITHIPTGLVVSQQDQKSQLQNKAKGMEVLRARLLDLRLSEQEAERSRMRKSQVSTGDRSAKIRTYNFPQGRVTDHRVGVTLYDIDRVLDGDLGPFLEAIALANAEESLSG from the coding sequence ATGCTGACCCATCTTCGCGACCGCATGGCCGACGCGTTGCGTCGCGCCACCGAAGTGGAGCAGCTGCTGGCCGACCCGGAAACGGTGAAAGACGCGCCGCGGCTTGCTGCACTTGGTCGCGAGCACCATCGCCTGGCCGAAGTCGTTCAAAAAGTGAACCGCTACACCAAAGCCGAGGCCGAACTCGCCGACGCGCGCGAGATGGCCAATGGTGACGATGCCGACTTTGCGGCTGAAGCCAGAGCCGAGGTCGAGCGGCTCGAGCAGGAGTGCACCGCACTGGAGAAGGCGCTGCTGCCACTGCTGATTCCGCGCGACCCGCTCGACGATCGCCCTGCCATCTTCGAATTACGGGCCGGCACCGGTGGTGACGAAGCCGCGCTGTTCGCCGCCGACTTGCTGCGCATGTACACGCGCTTTATCGAACGGAAAGGCTGGCGCATCGAAGGCATCTCGTACTCCGACGGCACGCTCGGCGGTGTGAAGGAAGCGGTGTTCAAGGTGATCGGCGACGGTGCATTCGGCATGCTGCGCTGGGAGTCGGGGGTGCATCGCGTACAACGCGTGCCGGCCACCGAATCGCAGGGCCGCATTCACACCTCGGCGGCCACGGTGGCGGTGCTGCCGGAGGCCGAAGAAGTCGACGTGAAGATCGAAGACAAGGATCTGCGCATCGACGTGTTCCGCTCGTCGGGACCCGGTGGCCAGAGCGTGAATACCACCGACTCTGCCGTGCGCATTACGCACATTCCGACCGGCCTGGTGGTGTCGCAACAGGACCAGAAGTCGCAGCTGCAGAACAAGGCCAAGGGCATGGAAGTGCTGCGCGCGCGGTTGCTCGATCTCCGGCTGTCCGAGCAGGAAGCCGAGCGGTCGCGCATGCGCAAATCGCAGGTATCAACCGGCGACCGTTCGGCGAAGATCCGCACCTATAACTTTCCGCAGGGACGGGTCACCGATCATCGTGTAGGCGTCACGCTGTACGACATCGATCGGGTGCTCGACGGCGATCTGGGACCGTTCCTCGAAGCGATCGCGCTGGCGAACGCGGAAGAGAGCCTGAGTGGATGA
- a CDS encoding Crp/Fnr family transcriptional regulator: MSVSLDRITDFLATVPLFRELERSAVRGFAELTREQRFAKGAMIVTEGDPGDALFVVRSGEVKVVLIGDDGREVILNVLNVGDHFGELSLIDGRPRSAHVVATQPSSLLVLRRADFRRQVETSPQVAWGLMVELSRRLRQADGTIGSLVLLDVPGRVAKVLLEHATPGEPATLVKQLTHQTIAQMIGASRETVSRAMAEFQEKGLISVQRRVVTIVDRAALEARARPRG, from the coding sequence ATGAGCGTTTCGCTCGATCGAATCACCGACTTTCTGGCCACCGTCCCGCTCTTCCGCGAACTCGAGCGGTCGGCCGTGCGTGGCTTTGCCGAGCTCACCCGTGAGCAACGCTTTGCCAAGGGGGCGATGATCGTCACTGAAGGCGACCCCGGCGACGCGCTGTTTGTGGTGCGTTCGGGTGAAGTCAAAGTCGTCCTCATTGGCGACGACGGCCGCGAAGTCATTCTCAACGTTCTCAATGTCGGCGACCACTTCGGCGAACTGTCGCTCATCGATGGCCGTCCACGTTCGGCCCATGTGGTCGCCACGCAGCCGTCCAGCCTGTTGGTGCTGCGCCGTGCCGATTTCCGGCGTCAGGTGGAAACGAGCCCGCAGGTGGCGTGGGGCCTGATGGTCGAGCTGTCGCGTCGCCTTCGTCAGGCCGACGGAACGATCGGCAGCCTCGTGCTGCTCGACGTGCCGGGTCGTGTGGCCAAGGTCCTGCTGGAGCACGCGACGCCCGGTGAACCGGCCACGCTGGTCAAGCAGCTCACGCACCAGACGATCGCCCAGATGATCGGCGCCAGCCGCGAGACGGTGTCGCGGGCGATGGCGGAGTTCCAGGAGAAGGGACTGATCTCGGTGCAGCGCCGCGTGGTCACGATCGTGGATCGGGCTGCGCTGGAAGCGCGCGCCCGTCCGCGCGGCTGA
- a CDS encoding MBL fold metallo-hydrolase gives MPSGVPPRFRIRFWGTRGTCPSPGPRTVRYGGNTPCVELRAADGGLLILDAGTGIRALGAHLMSDGDDRTAHIFLSHRHSDHVLGLSHFAPLITQTRAIEICCGDGESASLQPFVDALLSPPMFPYVDGIRSRLDVCDWDLSSAREVGTSRVHRFAAQHPGEAAVLRIDDAHGPAVAYAPDNELAYADESEAAEAWRVRLTAFLRDVPVLIHDATYLESELPKHVGWGHSSSLEATRLAIACGAGMLVLFHHHPDRDDDTIERMVEESRAMAAAAGSALRVLAAWEGLALTV, from the coding sequence ATGCCGTCGGGGGTCCCGCCGCGGTTCCGGATACGCTTCTGGGGAACCAGAGGCACCTGCCCCAGTCCGGGGCCGCGCACGGTGCGGTACGGTGGCAACACGCCATGTGTGGAGCTTCGGGCGGCCGACGGCGGTCTATTGATCCTCGATGCCGGCACCGGCATCCGGGCGCTGGGCGCGCATCTCATGAGCGATGGCGACGATCGAACGGCACACATATTTCTGTCGCACCGACATAGCGACCATGTGTTGGGATTGTCGCACTTCGCGCCGCTGATCACGCAGACGCGCGCGATCGAGATCTGCTGCGGCGACGGTGAGTCGGCCTCGCTGCAGCCGTTCGTGGATGCCCTGCTCTCGCCGCCGATGTTCCCCTACGTCGACGGCATTCGCAGCCGACTCGACGTGTGCGACTGGGACCTCTCCAGCGCCCGCGAGGTCGGCACGTCACGCGTGCATCGCTTCGCCGCGCAGCATCCGGGCGAAGCGGCCGTGCTACGTATCGACGACGCACACGGACCGGCGGTGGCGTATGCGCCGGACAATGAGTTGGCTTACGCCGACGAGTCGGAGGCGGCCGAGGCGTGGCGGGTACGGCTCACGGCGTTCCTGCGCGACGTACCGGTGTTGATACACGACGCGACCTATCTCGAGAGCGAACTCCCCAAACATGTAGGCTGGGGGCATTCGTCATCTCTAGAGGCTACGCGCCTGGCGATCGCATGCGGCGCGGGCATGCTGGTGCTGTTTCACCATCATCCCGATCGCGATGACGACACGATAGAGCGCATGGTCGAAGAGAGCCGCGCGATGGCGGCCGCGGCCGGGAGCGCCCTGCGAGTGCTGGCGGCGTGGGAAGGACTGGCGCTGACGGTGTGA
- a CDS encoding hydantoinase B/oxoprolinase family protein, whose product MTSTRARFDALELTVFSQGVAMLAEEMGGLLERSSISPNIRERRDASCALFDADGRMVAQAAHIPVHLGAMPESVAAVRACGAAPGDVFLLNDPSHGGSHLPDLTMVEVIADANDAQRIIGYAAVRAHHADVGGMSPGSMPFGATELFQEGIIVPPVRIERGGVAQDDVMRLVLANVRTPEEREGDLRAQRAACAAGRTGWQALYAKLGADALGDAVNALLDYTERRVRARLELLEGAQGRAADALEGDGVSDASIPVVVHVRVQDATLHLDLTGTSPAVRGNVNAPPAVARAAAVFVLRVLCDDDVPVNDGVARALALTIPDDCVANAKRPSAVAAGNVELSQRMTDVCFAALSAAAASIGVHDLPIPACGQGTMNNVTLGAPGWSFYETLGGGQGGSARGDGPDAVHVGMSNTRNTPVESLERAYPLRVVEYSVRRGSGGAGASRGGDGIVRRYQAMVPCTATLLTERRRVAPPGANGGGDAQPGRNLLNGDVLPAKCRVNMKAGDVLTLETPGGGGWGFRNS is encoded by the coding sequence GTGACGTCGACTCGCGCGCGTTTCGACGCGCTCGAACTCACGGTGTTTTCGCAGGGCGTCGCGATGCTCGCCGAGGAGATGGGCGGCTTGCTGGAACGGAGCAGCATTTCGCCGAACATCCGTGAGCGTCGCGATGCGAGCTGTGCGCTGTTCGACGCCGATGGGCGTATGGTGGCGCAGGCGGCGCACATCCCAGTGCACCTGGGCGCCATGCCCGAGTCGGTGGCGGCGGTGCGCGCCTGTGGTGCGGCTCCGGGCGACGTGTTTCTACTGAACGATCCGTCGCATGGCGGTTCGCATTTGCCCGACCTCACAATGGTCGAGGTGATCGCCGACGCCAACGATGCGCAGCGCATCATCGGGTACGCGGCGGTGCGCGCGCACCATGCCGACGTGGGTGGTATGAGTCCGGGCAGCATGCCGTTCGGCGCGACGGAGCTGTTTCAGGAAGGGATCATCGTGCCGCCGGTGCGCATCGAGCGCGGTGGCGTGGCGCAGGACGATGTGATGCGGCTGGTGCTCGCGAACGTGCGCACGCCGGAAGAGCGCGAAGGCGACCTGCGAGCGCAGCGCGCTGCGTGCGCGGCGGGTCGTACCGGATGGCAGGCGCTATACGCGAAACTTGGCGCCGACGCATTGGGCGACGCGGTGAACGCGCTACTCGATTACACCGAGCGTCGCGTGCGGGCACGCCTCGAGCTCTTGGAAGGCGCCCAAGGCCGAGCCGCCGACGCGCTGGAAGGCGACGGCGTGAGCGACGCGTCGATCCCGGTGGTCGTGCATGTGCGCGTGCAGGACGCCACGTTGCATCTGGATCTCACCGGGACGTCACCCGCGGTACGCGGCAACGTGAATGCCCCGCCGGCGGTGGCGCGAGCCGCTGCGGTATTTGTGCTGCGCGTGTTGTGCGACGACGATGTGCCGGTGAACGACGGCGTGGCGCGCGCGCTGGCGCTCACCATTCCCGACGATTGTGTGGCGAACGCCAAGCGACCGAGCGCGGTCGCGGCCGGAAACGTGGAACTGTCGCAGCGCATGACCGATGTCTGCTTTGCCGCGCTGTCGGCAGCGGCGGCGAGCATCGGCGTGCACGACTTGCCCATTCCCGCCTGCGGGCAAGGCACGATGAACAACGTCACGTTGGGCGCACCCGGGTGGAGCTTTTACGAAACGCTCGGCGGCGGGCAGGGTGGCAGTGCGCGTGGCGACGGACCCGACGCGGTACACGTGGGCATGAGCAACACGCGCAACACGCCGGTGGAGTCTCTCGAGCGCGCGTATCCGCTGCGCGTGGTCGAGTATTCCGTGCGTCGCGGCAGCGGTGGTGCCGGCGCCAGTCGCGGCGGCGACGGCATCGTGCGCCGCTATCAGGCGATGGTGCCGTGCACAGCGACGTTGCTCACCGAACGTCGTCGTGTTGCGCCGCCGGGAGCGAACGGTGGTGGTGACGCGCAGCCTGGTCGGAACTTGCTGAACGGTGACGTGCTTCCGGCCAAGTGTCGCGTGAACATGAAGGCGGGCGACGTGCTGACGCTAGAGACGCCAGGAGGCGGCGGCTGGGGGTTCAGGAACAGCTAG
- a CDS encoding uracil-DNA glycosylase family protein → MTMSKTTHIGRILGTPVPMLMPLDGPVHVLLIGEAPGPRGADKSGVPFLGDAAGKGLYDVLVRLGAMTLPPEIERMEWDGALFVASGVVPVANGVALGNAFDRCPTDNGATFRAPTRSELEGTENLTRLTRDITMLRARGLKGIVTLGRVATRTIDTLFKRTPMPEMARRALPHPSAQGLLSMAPDRGKGAKMADLQEAWMVRCQYAVLQAGYPAPEADPS, encoded by the coding sequence ATGACGATGTCAAAGACCACGCATATCGGACGCATTCTCGGCACGCCGGTGCCGATGTTGATGCCGTTGGACGGCCCAGTGCACGTGCTGCTCATCGGTGAGGCGCCGGGACCGCGCGGTGCCGACAAAAGCGGCGTGCCGTTTCTGGGCGATGCCGCGGGCAAGGGCCTGTACGATGTGTTGGTGCGGTTGGGCGCGATGACACTGCCGCCGGAGATCGAGCGCATGGAATGGGACGGTGCGTTGTTCGTTGCCAGCGGCGTCGTTCCCGTCGCGAACGGCGTGGCGTTGGGTAATGCCTTTGATCGTTGCCCCACGGATAATGGCGCCACGTTTCGCGCACCCACGCGATCCGAGCTGGAGGGGACGGAGAACCTGACCAGACTGACGCGCGATATCACCATGCTGCGCGCACGCGGTCTGAAGGGTATCGTGACGCTCGGCCGCGTGGCCACGCGCACGATCGACACGCTGTTCAAGCGCACCCCGATGCCGGAGATGGCACGTCGCGCGCTGCCACATCCGTCGGCGCAGGGGCTGTTGTCGATGGCGCCCGATCGCGGCAAGGGCGCCAAGATGGCCGACCTGCAGGAGGCCTGGATGGTGCGCTGCCAGTATGCGGTGTTGCAGGCCGGGTATCCGGCACCCGAGGCGGATCCGTCGTGA
- a CDS encoding hydantoinase/oxoprolinase family protein: MTSPRIAVGIDVGGTFTDLAALHADGTVHTSKVLSVATDRAAGVLEALRVAALNGSQIAHIAHGTTVVTNLLLERAGARVVACATAGFTDLLELRRQERAALYDLAKHHPRPLVEQAQVIPVRERITPDGITLALTDEAIADVIAAVKAQQPDTVAITLLHAYGDPSHERALRDALVVALEQAGLVADVVCSHEALPEIREYERMATTVAEAYARPAVRRYLSGLSARLAQHDYPAPRVMTSAGGTLSAHDAASHAAALALSGPAGGVTGAAAIARALGVSRALTIDIGGTSADVGLVDDGEPLVERGGAVAGVPIALPRVLVEAVAAGGGSIAWLDDGGALRTGPMSAGASPGPAAYGRGGVRPTVTDAHVVLGTIAPGEWSGGVTISLEHARAAVDTIAAPLGVSLARAAEAIIATADATMARALRRVSVERGVDPRDVPLIAFGGGGPLHACGLAERLGMRQVIVPPHAGVLSAVGLALAPERRESLVSVMQRADAMSAASLATLLEQEACAMRTDGDDAVSLTVRWWLRARYEGQGYELDVAVQPGDTPGAVAERFVARHDQRAGFVLDRAVEFISARTTLSSAPWPVHFARPTRHGVLSAGVDDGRAMARVIEGPAVVRLPDATMRIAPGWTARALEIGGWMLEQQR, from the coding sequence ATGACGAGCCCGCGCATCGCCGTCGGCATCGACGTGGGCGGGACGTTCACCGACCTCGCTGCGTTGCACGCCGATGGAACGGTGCACACGTCGAAGGTGCTGAGTGTCGCGACGGATCGGGCGGCTGGTGTGCTGGAAGCGCTCCGCGTCGCGGCGCTCAACGGGTCGCAGATTGCGCACATCGCGCACGGCACGACGGTCGTCACCAATCTGCTGCTCGAACGGGCGGGAGCCCGCGTCGTCGCCTGCGCGACGGCCGGATTTACCGACCTGCTCGAGCTGCGTCGGCAGGAGCGTGCGGCGCTGTACGACCTGGCCAAGCATCACCCGCGCCCGCTGGTGGAGCAGGCGCAGGTGATTCCGGTGCGCGAGCGCATCACGCCCGATGGCATCACGCTGGCGCTCACCGACGAAGCGATCGCCGACGTGATCGCCGCGGTGAAGGCGCAGCAGCCGGACACGGTGGCGATCACGCTGTTGCACGCCTACGGCGATCCGTCGCATGAGCGTGCCCTCCGCGACGCGCTTGTGGTGGCCCTCGAACAGGCTGGACTGGTGGCCGATGTGGTGTGTTCCCACGAAGCGCTGCCGGAGATCCGCGAGTACGAGCGGATGGCGACCACGGTGGCCGAAGCGTACGCGCGACCGGCCGTGCGTCGGTATCTGTCAGGGCTCTCGGCGCGACTGGCGCAGCACGACTATCCAGCGCCGCGCGTGATGACCTCGGCCGGCGGCACGCTGTCGGCGCACGATGCGGCGTCGCATGCGGCCGCGCTGGCCCTCTCCGGCCCCGCTGGCGGCGTGACGGGGGCAGCGGCGATCGCACGTGCCCTCGGGGTTTCGCGGGCACTGACGATCGATATTGGCGGCACCAGCGCCGACGTGGGATTGGTGGACGACGGCGAGCCGCTGGTGGAGCGTGGTGGTGCGGTGGCCGGTGTACCGATCGCCTTGCCACGCGTGCTGGTGGAGGCGGTCGCGGCCGGTGGTGGTAGCATCGCCTGGCTCGACGACGGCGGCGCGCTGCGCACGGGACCGATGAGCGCCGGTGCGTCACCCGGCCCAGCGGCCTATGGTCGCGGGGGCGTGCGACCCACGGTCACCGATGCGCACGTGGTGCTGGGCACGATCGCACCGGGCGAGTGGAGCGGCGGCGTCACGATCAGTCTGGAGCACGCGCGGGCTGCCGTCGACACCATCGCGGCGCCGCTCGGCGTGTCGCTGGCACGGGCGGCCGAAGCCATCATCGCCACGGCCGATGCCACGATGGCGCGTGCGTTGCGCCGCGTGTCGGTGGAGCGCGGCGTCGATCCGCGCGACGTGCCACTGATCGCGTTCGGTGGCGGCGGTCCGCTACATGCCTGTGGATTGGCTGAGCGCTTGGGCATGCGGCAGGTGATCGTGCCGCCACATGCGGGCGTGTTGAGCGCGGTGGGTCTCGCGTTGGCGCCGGAACGTCGCGAGTCGTTGGTGAGCGTGATGCAGCGCGCCGATGCCATGAGCGCGGCATCACTAGCCACGCTGCTCGAGCAGGAGGCGTGTGCCATGCGCACCGACGGCGACGACGCGGTGTCGCTCACCGTGCGCTGGTGGCTGCGTGCCCGGTACGAGGGCCAAGGCTACGAGCTCGACGTCGCGGTGCAACCCGGCGACACACCGGGTGCCGTCGCGGAACGGTTCGTGGCGCGGCATGATCAGCGCGCGGGTTTTGTGCTCGATCGGGCGGTTGAGTTCATCAGTGCCCGCACGACGCTCAGCAGTGCGCCGTGGCCGGTGCACTTCGCGCGTCCCACGCGCCATGGTGTGTTGTCGGCCGGTGTAGATGACGGACGCGCGATGGCGCGGGTGATAGAGGGTCCGGCGGTCGTACGATTGCCGGATGCGACCATGCGGATCGCGCCGGGTTGGACGGCGCGGGCGCTGGAAATCGGAGGGTGGATGCTGGAGCAGCAACGATGA
- a CDS encoding DUF4105 domain-containing protein has protein sequence MAGTVVRRLLAAAMLMASSALAAQPTETPQTPKPPAPGVSASLDSARAERGARMSVAIITYGPGEFVFEKFGHIALALTDSSTGQDIAFNWGMFDFSQPNFLGRFLTGDTKYWMEGYRTADFNAAYTRENRTIRKLELQLSAVQRGAIADFVRWNAQDANKYYRYDYYADNCATRVRDLLNWALQGQLDAPFAVPGSGRTWRNETARITASDPLVYPGIQVALGRNADHVLTKWEESFLPDLLANHLVALSVKDANGASMKLVTSDSVLYTADRAPMPEGAPSRVPMALVLGIVLAALVVLLSGAGSAIARFALVTFSVLWFGIGGVLGTALLLAGTVTKHMPYMGANLTVLQLHPLMLVAAVVITASLWRGARTRAATGVAALVALLSLVGLALQLVPSWHQQSGVVLAVIVPVQVAFAVATLRLRARSLRTAS, from the coding sequence ATGGCAGGGACCGTTGTTCGGCGCCTGCTGGCGGCGGCGATGCTGATGGCATCGTCGGCGCTGGCGGCACAGCCGACCGAGACGCCGCAGACACCGAAGCCGCCGGCACCGGGCGTGTCGGCATCGCTCGATAGTGCGCGCGCCGAACGCGGTGCGCGCATGTCGGTGGCGATCATTACCTACGGCCCGGGCGAGTTCGTGTTCGAGAAGTTCGGGCACATTGCGCTGGCGCTCACCGACAGCAGTACGGGTCAGGACATCGCCTTCAATTGGGGCATGTTCGACTTCAGTCAACCGAATTTTCTCGGACGCTTTCTGACCGGCGACACGAAGTATTGGATGGAAGGCTACCGTACCGCCGATTTCAATGCGGCGTACACGCGCGAGAATCGCACGATTCGCAAACTCGAGCTGCAGCTCAGCGCGGTACAGCGTGGTGCGATCGCCGACTTCGTGCGCTGGAATGCGCAGGACGCGAACAAGTACTATCGCTACGATTACTACGCCGACAACTGCGCCACGCGCGTGCGTGACCTGCTTAACTGGGCGTTGCAGGGACAGCTCGATGCACCGTTCGCCGTGCCCGGCAGCGGCCGCACCTGGCGTAATGAAACGGCGCGTATCACGGCCAGCGATCCGCTGGTATATCCGGGTATTCAAGTCGCCCTCGGTCGCAACGCCGATCACGTGCTCACGAAGTGGGAAGAGTCGTTCCTGCCCGATCTGCTGGCGAATCATCTGGTGGCGCTTTCGGTCAAGGATGCGAACGGCGCGTCGATGAAGCTGGTGACCAGTGACTCCGTGCTCTACACCGCCGACCGCGCGCCGATGCCCGAGGGGGCACCGTCTCGCGTACCGATGGCGCTCGTGCTTGGTATCGTGCTGGCCGCGCTCGTGGTGCTGCTGTCTGGCGCCGGCTCCGCGATCGCTCGGTTCGCGCTGGTCACGTTCTCCGTACTGTGGTTCGGTATCGGAGGTGTGCTGGGCACGGCGTTGTTGCTGGCGGGCACCGTGACGAAGCACATGCCCTACATGGGCGCCAATCTCACCGTGCTACAGTTGCATCCGCTCATGCTGGTGGCGGCGGTGGTGATCACGGCGTCGCTCTGGCGTGGTGCGCGTACGCGCGCGGCCACCGGTGTGGCGGCACTCGTCGCGCTGCTGTCGCTGGTTGGCCTGGCGCTGCAGCTGGTGCCGTCGTGGCATCAGCAGAGCGGTGTGGTGCTCGCCGTGATCGTGCCGGTGCAGGTGGCGTTCGCCGTGGCGACACTGCGCCTGCGCGCTCGCTCCTTGCGCACGGCGTCATGA
- a CDS encoding Gfo/Idh/MocA family protein produces MKDGVRIAVVGTGAIAQLTHIPVLSKLRGAKLVALCDNDAAKARALADRFDVPDVFTDFEELLDSDELDAVIIATPNHLHEPHVLSALRKKLHVLCERPLSLSTRGIERCIAAAHKADRRLVVGHNHRFRSDVQALDQFIRNAELGQVTSIRAGSLQMKHTADGWRNRRAESGGGVFLEHGFPLLDLAMWLADGPNPIRVVSSMRRGRAAGSVEDAMQVFLECDNGLVLNIDVSWSYVGSEDRWWFEVHATRGSARLAPLRVTKELNGRAVDVSPSGAAARESPFLQSYRAEIAHFLAVINGEAPYEPPTDQVLVQKVVEAIYKAADDGKEFRF; encoded by the coding sequence GGGTGCCATTGCCCAGCTGACGCACATCCCCGTTCTGTCCAAGCTGCGCGGCGCCAAGCTGGTCGCGCTCTGTGATAACGATGCGGCCAAAGCGCGTGCGCTGGCGGATCGTTTTGACGTGCCCGACGTGTTCACCGATTTCGAGGAGCTGCTCGACAGCGACGAACTCGACGCGGTCATCATTGCGACGCCAAATCACCTGCACGAGCCGCATGTGTTGTCGGCACTGCGCAAGAAGCTCCATGTGTTGTGTGAGCGTCCGCTGTCGCTCTCCACGCGCGGCATCGAGCGGTGTATTGCCGCCGCGCACAAGGCGGATCGGCGGTTGGTCGTGGGGCACAATCACCGCTTCCGTTCCGACGTGCAGGCGCTCGATCAGTTCATCCGCAATGCGGAGCTGGGGCAGGTCACGTCCATTCGCGCTGGGTCGCTGCAGATGAAGCACACGGCCGACGGGTGGCGCAATCGTCGCGCCGAGTCGGGTGGCGGCGTCTTTCTCGAGCACGGCTTCCCGCTGCTCGATCTGGCGATGTGGCTGGCCGACGGTCCGAATCCGATCCGGGTCGTGTCGTCGATGCGTCGCGGTCGCGCGGCGGGCTCGGTGGAAGACGCGATGCAGGTATTTCTCGAGTGCGACAACGGCTTGGTGTTGAACATCGACGTGTCGTGGTCGTACGTGGGCAGCGAAGATCGCTGGTGGTTTGAAGTGCATGCCACGCGCGGCTCAGCGAGACTGGCGCCGTTGCGTGTGACCAAGGAGCTGAACGGACGCGCGGTGGATGTGTCGCCGTCGGGTGCGGCGGCACGCGAAAGCCCGTTCCTGCAGAGTTACCGGGCGGAGATCGCGCACTTCCTCGCCGTGATCAACGGCGAAGCCCCGTACGAACCGCCCACCGATCAGGTGCTGGTGCAAAAGGTGGTCGAGGCGATCTACAAGGCCGCCGACGACGGGAAAGAGTTCCGCTTCTAA